In one window of Pseudomonas putida DNA:
- a CDS encoding APC family permease encodes MSEYTEAGRPPDVAADAGSNTQRASKGLAKGRLGLLASVVLGISTIAPVYTLTGALGPTVREVGAHLPAVFIVGFLPMLLVALGYRELNAAEPDSGTSFTWSARAFGPMIGWIGGWGLVVATTIVLSNLAGVAVDFFYLFIGQITGHHEYAALADNLLINVTTCCAFIALAVWICCRGMGTTMTVQYGLVALQLLVLVGFGFAAFGETTAPPPLEFDFAWFNPFGVESFSAFAAGLSLSIFIFWGWDVCLTVSEESIGSDEVPGKAATWTVLLILGLYLFTAIATLQFAGISDTGLGLGNPRIQENVFAHLAGPVMGPLAILMSIAVLASTAASLQSTFVSPARTLLAMGYYGAVPQRFASVCPRSQTPRYATICAGVAAALFYVTMRTLSENVLADTITALGMMICFYYSLTAFACVWYFRDSLFDSLRHFFMRGLCPLVGGVILSVIFVRTAIDSASPDFGSGSHVGGLGLVFVIAAIISVLGIVLMMLSRLRAPAYFLGATLQQQAKLQLQE; translated from the coding sequence ATGAGCGAATACACAGAAGCCGGCCGCCCTCCCGATGTGGCGGCCGACGCGGGCAGCAACACCCAGCGCGCCAGCAAAGGCCTGGCCAAAGGTCGCCTGGGCCTGCTGGCCAGCGTGGTGCTGGGCATCTCCACCATTGCCCCGGTCTACACCCTGACCGGCGCCCTTGGCCCGACCGTGCGTGAGGTCGGCGCCCATCTTCCAGCGGTCTTCATTGTCGGCTTCCTGCCGATGCTGCTGGTTGCCCTCGGCTACCGTGAGCTGAACGCCGCGGAGCCCGACAGCGGCACCTCTTTCACCTGGTCGGCACGTGCCTTCGGTCCCATGATCGGCTGGATCGGTGGCTGGGGGCTGGTCGTCGCCACCACCATCGTGCTGTCGAACCTGGCCGGTGTGGCGGTCGATTTCTTCTACCTGTTCATCGGGCAGATCACCGGGCATCACGAGTATGCCGCGCTAGCGGACAACCTGTTGATCAACGTCACTACCTGTTGTGCGTTCATCGCCCTGGCGGTGTGGATCTGCTGTCGGGGCATGGGGACCACCATGACCGTGCAGTACGGCCTGGTTGCCCTGCAATTGCTGGTGTTGGTGGGCTTTGGTTTTGCTGCGTTCGGCGAGACCACCGCGCCACCGCCGCTGGAATTCGATTTCGCCTGGTTCAATCCCTTCGGGGTCGAATCGTTCTCGGCCTTCGCGGCCGGGCTGTCGCTGTCGATCTTCATCTTCTGGGGCTGGGACGTGTGCCTCACCGTCAGCGAAGAGTCCATCGGCAGCGACGAAGTGCCTGGCAAGGCTGCCACCTGGACGGTGCTGCTGATCCTTGGCCTGTACCTGTTCACCGCCATTGCCACCCTTCAGTTCGCCGGCATCAGCGACACTGGCCTGGGTCTGGGCAATCCGCGCATTCAGGAGAACGTCTTCGCCCACCTGGCAGGTCCGGTGATGGGGCCGCTGGCGATCCTGATGTCGATTGCGGTGCTGGCCAGCACTGCGGCGTCGCTGCAGTCGACCTTCGTGTCGCCGGCGCGCACCCTGCTCGCCATGGGCTACTACGGTGCGGTGCCGCAGCGCTTCGCCAGTGTCTGCCCGCGCTCGCAGACGCCGCGTTACGCGACCATTTGTGCGGGCGTGGCTGCGGCCTTGTTCTACGTGACCATGCGTACCCTGAGCGAGAACGTGCTGGCAGACACCATCACCGCGCTGGGGATGATGATCTGCTTCTACTATTCGCTGACCGCGTTCGCCTGTGTCTGGTACTTCCGCGACAGCCTGTTCGACAGCCTGCGCCACTTCTTCATGCGCGGCCTGTGCCCGCTGGTGGGTGGGGTGATCCTGTCGGTGATCTTCGTGCGTACCGCGATCGACAGCGCCTCGCCCGACTTTGGCAGCGGCTCGCATGTCGGTGGGCTGGGGCTGGTGTTCGTGATCGCGGCGATCATCTCGGTGCTGGGGATCGTGCTGATGATGCTGTCGCGGCTGCGTGCACCGGCGTACTTCCTCGGGGCGACCTTGCAGCAGCAGGCGAAGTTGCAGTTGCAGGAATAA
- the gmk gene encoding guanylate kinase, with translation MKHSSGTLYIVSAPSGAGKTSLVTALTQQDQQIRVSVSHTTRAMRPGEIHGVNYHFVVHEEFKALIAQGDFLEHAEVFGNFYGTSRSALQETLDQGFDLILEIDWQGAQQVRKLMPEALSIFILPPSQEALRQRLDGRGQDSEEIIAGRMKEAVSEMVHYNEFDYVIVNDDFEDALEDLKSVFRSNRLLLKKQQQRHGELLKQLVG, from the coding sequence ATGAAGCACAGCAGCGGCACCCTCTACATCGTTTCGGCGCCTTCCGGCGCTGGCAAGACCAGCCTGGTCACTGCTCTGACCCAGCAAGACCAGCAGATCCGCGTCTCTGTCTCCCACACCACCCGTGCCATGCGCCCAGGCGAGATCCACGGAGTGAACTATCACTTCGTGGTTCACGAGGAGTTCAAGGCATTGATTGCCCAAGGCGACTTCCTCGAGCACGCCGAGGTGTTCGGCAACTTCTACGGCACCTCCCGCAGCGCGCTGCAGGAAACCCTCGACCAAGGTTTCGACCTGATCCTGGAAATCGACTGGCAGGGTGCGCAGCAAGTGCGCAAACTGATGCCCGAGGCCCTGTCGATCTTCATCCTGCCACCGAGCCAGGAAGCCCTGCGCCAGCGTCTGGACGGGCGCGGCCAGGACAGTGAAGAGATCATCGCCGGGCGCATGAAGGAAGCGGTCAGCGAGATGGTGCATTACAACGAATTCGACTACGTCATCGTCAACGATGACTTCGAAGACGCGCTCGAAGACCTGAAGTCGGTGTTCCGTTCGAACCGGTTGCTGCTCAAGAAGCAGCAGCAGCGCCATGGTGAGCTGTTGAAGCAGTTGGTCGGCTGA
- the rpoZ gene encoding DNA-directed RNA polymerase subunit omega, with protein MARVTVEDCLEHVDNRFELVMLSTKRARQLATGGKEPRVAWENDKPTVVALREIAEGIVTNEFIAAEEIVTEDPVFAAFEDENNEAV; from the coding sequence ATGGCCCGCGTAACTGTTGAAGACTGCCTGGAACACGTGGATAACCGCTTCGAGCTGGTCATGCTCTCGACCAAGCGCGCCCGCCAACTGGCCACCGGCGGCAAGGAGCCACGCGTGGCGTGGGAAAACGACAAGCCAACCGTCGTCGCCCTGCGCGAAATTGCCGAAGGCATCGTGACCAATGAATTTATCGCCGCCGAAGAGATCGTCACCGAGGATCCGGTGTTCGCTGCGTTCGAGGACGAGAACAACGAGGCCGTCTGA
- a CDS encoding gamma-glutamyl-gamma-aminobutyrate hydrolase family protein has protein sequence MSAIAVPLIGVSACRQQVGKNSSHTVGDKYVEAAGFAGLPVILPARDTASDPQALLARLNGILFTGSPSNVEPHHYNGAPSVDGTRHDVARDRLTLPLLQAAIAAGVPVLCICRGFQELNVALGGTLHQRVQELPGYLDHREPEDAPLEVQYGPRHTVGIAPGGLFERLGLAEQFEVNSLHSQGIDRLAPGLRVEARAPDGLIEAVSMSDASGFVLGVQWHPEWRFAENPVSLRLFQAFREACIAHAAREGSRQKAF, from the coding sequence ATGAGCGCAATCGCGGTTCCCTTGATTGGTGTCAGCGCCTGCCGCCAGCAGGTTGGGAAGAACTCGTCGCACACGGTGGGCGACAAGTATGTCGAGGCGGCAGGTTTTGCCGGGCTGCCTGTGATCCTGCCGGCGCGCGACACGGCCAGCGACCCGCAGGCGCTGCTGGCGCGTCTGAATGGCATTCTTTTTACCGGCTCGCCTTCAAATGTCGAGCCGCATCATTACAATGGCGCCCCCAGCGTGGACGGTACCCGGCACGACGTTGCGCGTGACCGCCTGACCCTGCCGTTGCTGCAGGCCGCCATAGCCGCCGGCGTGCCGGTGTTGTGCATCTGCCGTGGATTCCAGGAACTCAACGTGGCCTTGGGCGGCACTTTGCACCAGCGGGTGCAGGAACTGCCCGGCTACCTGGACCACCGCGAACCTGAGGACGCACCCCTGGAGGTGCAATACGGGCCTCGACACACGGTCGGCATTGCGCCGGGCGGGCTGTTCGAGCGCCTGGGCCTGGCGGAGCAGTTCGAGGTCAACTCGCTGCACAGCCAGGGCATCGACCGTCTGGCCCCGGGCCTGCGTGTCGAGGCACGGGCCCCGGATGGCCTGATTGAAGCGGTGTCGATGAGTGATGCGTCGGGCTTCGTGCTTGGCGTGCAATGGCACCCGGAGTGGCGTTTCGCCGAAAACCCGGTCTCCCTACGTCTGTTTCAGGCGTTTCGTGAGGCCTGCATTGCCCATGCTGCTCGGGAGGGCTCGCGCCAGAAGGCATTCTGA
- a CDS encoding RidA family protein, with protein MTKTVINSDKAPAAIGTYSQAIKAGNTVYMSGQIPLDPKTMELVEGFEAQTVQVFENLKAVAEAAGGSFKDIVKLNIFLTDLSHFAKVNEVMGRYFEQPYPARAAIGVAALPKGSQVEMDAILVIE; from the coding sequence ATGACCAAGACCGTCATCAACAGCGACAAGGCCCCTGCCGCCATCGGCACCTACTCCCAGGCGATCAAGGCTGGCAACACCGTCTACATGTCGGGCCAGATTCCTCTGGATCCCAAGACCATGGAGCTGGTTGAAGGCTTCGAGGCACAGACCGTGCAGGTCTTCGAAAACCTCAAGGCTGTTGCCGAGGCCGCTGGCGGTTCGTTCAAGGATATCGTCAAGCTGAACATCTTCCTCACCGACCTGAGCCACTTCGCCAAGGTCAACGAGGTCATGGGTCGCTACTTCGAGCAGCCCTACCCAGCCCGTGCCGCGATTGGCGTGGCTGCCCTGCCAAAGGGCTCGCAAGTCGAGATGGACGCCATCCTCGTCATCGAGTGA
- a CDS encoding LysR family transcriptional regulator: MQYQINHADLALVLALERGRSLAKAAELLKVDVSTVFRSIRRLESALGTALFVKSRKGYLPTDTAQALAEQAERAEQALDAARIALTSGEQVVSGTVRLTCTEAVLHSLLLPALAEFMPNYPALSLEMGTSNTFANLSRRDADIALRLTNTPPEHLVGRCLGSTSYVICGRPEFRERLAESPNSVPWIAPDDAMQDHPTVVWRNQQHPDLIPRYQCSGMSTIAQLVSTGMGVAALADYMVDTLPGVEALSGALPGCDTQLWLLTRPDCRALRSVQTLFEELTPRLRDAMR, from the coding sequence ATGCAATATCAGATCAATCACGCGGACCTCGCCCTGGTCCTGGCGCTGGAACGTGGTCGCTCACTGGCCAAGGCCGCCGAGCTGCTCAAGGTCGATGTTTCGACGGTGTTTCGCTCGATCCGGCGACTGGAGTCGGCGCTGGGCACCGCCCTGTTCGTCAAGAGCCGCAAGGGCTACCTGCCAACCGACACCGCACAGGCCCTGGCCGAACAGGCTGAACGGGCCGAGCAGGCGCTGGACGCCGCGCGCATCGCCCTGACCAGCGGCGAGCAGGTGGTCAGCGGTACGGTACGCCTGACCTGCACCGAAGCCGTGCTGCACAGCCTGTTGCTGCCCGCACTGGCCGAATTCATGCCCAACTACCCCGCGCTGTCGCTGGAAATGGGCACCTCCAACACCTTCGCCAACCTGAGCCGACGCGACGCCGACATCGCCCTGCGCCTGACCAACACACCGCCGGAGCATCTGGTCGGACGCTGCCTGGGCTCGACGTCCTATGTAATCTGCGGACGCCCGGAGTTTCGCGAGCGCCTGGCCGAGTCGCCAAACAGCGTGCCGTGGATCGCCCCTGACGACGCCATGCAGGACCACCCCACGGTAGTCTGGCGCAACCAGCAGCACCCCGACCTGATCCCACGCTACCAGTGCAGTGGCATGTCGACCATTGCTCAGTTGGTCAGCACCGGCATGGGAGTGGCGGCGCTGGCCGACTACATGGTCGACACCCTGCCTGGCGTCGAGGCCTTGAGCGGCGCGCTGCCAGGTTGTGACACCCAACTGTGGCTGCTGACCCGCCCCGATTGTCGAGCGCTGCGTTCGGTACAGACTTTGTTCGAGGAGCTGACCCCACGCTTGCGCGACGCGATGCGCTGA
- a CDS encoding glutamine synthetase family protein, which yields MTSVSPCARSSREMNEFLEAHPDTQYVDLLISDMNGVVRGKRIERASLHKVYEKGINLPASLFALDINGSTVESTGLGLDIGDADRICYPIPGSLSNEPWQKRPTAQLLMTMHEIEGEPFFADPREVLRQVVSKFDALGLDICAAFELEFYLIDQDNLNGRPQPPRSPISGKRPQSTQVYLIDDLDEYADCLQDMLEAAKEQGLPADAIVKESAPAQFEVNLHHVADPLKACDYAILLKRLIKNIAYDHEMDSTFMAKPYPGQAGNGLHVHISLLDKKTGKNIFANDDALQSETLRHAIGGVLETMPASMAFLCPNINSYRRFGAQFYVPNAPSWGLDNRTVALRVPTDSSDNLRIEHRVAGADANPYLMLAAILAGIHHGLTNKVEPGAPIEGNSYEQLEQSLPNNLRDALRALDDSEVLNQYISPEYIDIFVACKESELAEFEVSISDLEYNWYLHTV from the coding sequence ATGACGTCGGTCTCCCCGTGCGCCCGTTCTTCCCGCGAGATGAATGAATTCCTGGAAGCCCACCCGGACACACAGTACGTCGATCTGTTGATCTCCGACATGAACGGCGTGGTGCGTGGCAAGCGCATCGAGCGGGCCAGCCTGCACAAGGTGTACGAGAAGGGCATCAACCTGCCGGCTTCGCTGTTCGCCCTGGATATCAACGGCTCGACCGTCGAAAGCACGGGCCTCGGTCTGGATATCGGCGATGCCGACCGCATCTGCTATCCGATCCCAGGCTCGCTCTCCAACGAGCCCTGGCAGAAGCGGCCGACGGCGCAGTTGCTGATGACCATGCACGAAATCGAAGGCGAGCCGTTCTTCGCCGACCCGCGTGAAGTGCTGCGCCAGGTGGTGAGCAAGTTCGATGCGCTTGGCCTGGATATTTGCGCAGCGTTCGAGCTGGAGTTCTACCTGATCGACCAGGACAATCTGAACGGTCGGCCGCAGCCGCCACGCTCGCCGATCTCGGGCAAGCGCCCGCAGTCCACCCAGGTCTACCTGATCGACGACCTGGACGAGTACGCCGACTGCCTGCAGGACATGCTCGAGGCCGCGAAGGAGCAGGGTCTGCCGGCGGATGCGATCGTCAAGGAAAGTGCCCCGGCGCAGTTCGAGGTCAACCTGCATCACGTCGCCGATCCGCTCAAGGCTTGCGACTACGCGATCCTGCTCAAGCGCCTGATCAAGAACATCGCCTACGACCACGAGATGGACTCGACCTTCATGGCCAAGCCCTACCCGGGCCAGGCGGGCAACGGCCTGCACGTGCACATCTCGCTGCTGGACAAGAAAACCGGCAAGAACATCTTCGCCAACGACGATGCGCTGCAGAGCGAAACCCTGCGTCACGCCATTGGCGGTGTGCTGGAAACCATGCCGGCGTCGATGGCCTTCCTGTGTCCGAACATCAACTCTTACCGCCGCTTTGGTGCTCAGTTCTATGTGCCGAACGCCCCGAGTTGGGGCCTGGACAACCGCACCGTCGCCCTGCGCGTGCCCACCGACAGCAGCGATAACTTGCGTATCGAGCACCGCGTCGCAGGTGCCGATGCCAACCCTTACCTGATGCTTGCCGCGATTCTCGCTGGTATCCACCACGGCCTGACCAACAAGGTCGAACCCGGCGCGCCGATCGAGGGCAATTCGTACGAGCAGCTTGAGCAGAGCCTGCCGAACAACCTGCGTGATGCCTTGCGAGCGCTGGATGACAGCGAGGTCCTCAACCAATACATCAGCCCGGAATACATCGACATCTTCGTGGCCTGCAAGGAAAGCGAGCTGGCGGAGTTCGAAGTGTCGATCTCCGACCTCGAATACAACTGGTACCTGCACACGGTGTAA
- the spoT gene encoding bifunctional GTP diphosphokinase/guanosine-3',5'-bis pyrophosphate 3'-pyrophosphohydrolase, with translation MPGIEALAERLSTYLGPEQVNLVRRAYFYAEQAHDGQRRRSGEPYVTHPLAVASILADMHMDHQSLMAAMLHDVIEDTGIAKEALSQQFGETVAELVDGVSKLTQMNFETKAEAQAENFQKMAMAMARDIRVILVKLADRLHNMRTLEVLSGEKRRRIAKETLEIYAPIANRLGMHTVRVEFEDLGFKAMHPMRSSLIHRAVKSARGNRKEIVAKIETSLANCLAADGIEGEVSGRQKHLYGIYKKMRGKRRAFNEIMDVYAFRIIVDKVDTCYRVLGAVHNLYKPLPGRFKDYIAIPKANGYQSLHTTLFGMHGVPIEIQIRTREMEEMANNGIAAHWLYKSNEEEQPKGSHARARQWVKGILELQQRAGNSLEFIESVKIDLFPDEVYVFTPKGRIMELPKGSTAVDFAYAVHTDVGNSCIACRINRRLAPLSEPLQSGSTVEIVSAPGARPNPAWLNFVVTGKARTHIRHALKQQRRSESISLGERLLNKVLTGFDSSLDKIAAERVQAILTEYRLELVEDLLEDIGLGNRMAYVVARRLLSAEGEQLPSPEGPLAIRGTEGLVLSYAKCCTPIPGDPIVGHLSAGKGMVVHLEDCRNISEIRHNPEKCLQLSWAKDVTGEFNVELRVELEHQRGLIALLASSVNAADGNIEKISMDERDGRVSVVQLVVSVRDRVHLARVIKKLRTLTGVVRITRTRA, from the coding sequence ATGCCGGGTATAGAAGCCCTCGCCGAGCGGCTGTCGACCTATCTGGGCCCCGAACAGGTCAATCTTGTTCGCCGGGCCTATTTCTATGCCGAACAGGCACACGACGGGCAACGCCGCCGCAGTGGCGAGCCCTACGTGACCCATCCGCTGGCAGTCGCCAGCATTCTCGCCGACATGCACATGGACCATCAGAGCCTGATGGCCGCCATGCTGCACGACGTGATCGAAGATACCGGCATCGCCAAGGAAGCCCTCAGCCAGCAGTTCGGCGAAACCGTCGCCGAGCTGGTCGACGGGGTCAGCAAGCTGACCCAGATGAATTTCGAGACCAAGGCCGAGGCGCAAGCCGAGAACTTCCAGAAAATGGCCATGGCCATGGCCCGCGATATCCGCGTGATCCTGGTCAAGCTGGCCGATCGCCTGCACAACATGCGCACCCTGGAAGTGCTGTCCGGTGAAAAGCGCCGGCGCATCGCCAAGGAAACCCTCGAGATCTACGCCCCCATCGCCAATCGGCTGGGCATGCACACCGTGCGCGTGGAGTTCGAGGATCTTGGTTTCAAGGCCATGCATCCCATGCGCTCCTCGCTCATTCACCGGGCGGTGAAGAGCGCGCGCGGCAACCGCAAGGAAATCGTCGCCAAGATCGAGACCTCGCTGGCCAACTGCCTGGCGGCGGACGGCATCGAGGGCGAGGTCAGCGGCCGGCAGAAACACCTCTATGGCATCTACAAGAAGATGCGCGGCAAGCGCCGCGCCTTCAACGAGATCATGGACGTGTACGCCTTCCGCATCATCGTCGACAAGGTCGACACCTGCTACCGCGTGCTGGGTGCCGTGCACAACCTGTACAAGCCGCTGCCGGGGCGCTTCAAGGACTACATCGCGATTCCCAAGGCCAACGGCTACCAGTCGCTGCACACCACGCTGTTCGGCATGCACGGTGTGCCCATCGAAATCCAGATCCGCACCCGCGAAATGGAAGAGATGGCCAACAACGGCATCGCCGCGCACTGGCTGTACAAGTCGAACGAGGAAGAACAGCCCAAGGGCAGCCACGCCCGCGCCCGTCAATGGGTCAAGGGCATCCTCGAGCTGCAGCAGCGGGCCGGCAATTCGCTGGAGTTCATCGAGAGTGTGAAGATCGACCTGTTCCCGGACGAGGTCTATGTCTTCACGCCCAAAGGCCGGATCATGGAGCTGCCCAAAGGCTCCACTGCCGTCGACTTCGCCTACGCGGTGCACACCGACGTCGGCAACAGCTGCATCGCCTGCCGCATCAACCGTCGCCTGGCACCGCTCTCCGAGCCGTTGCAAAGTGGCTCGACGGTCGAGATCGTCAGTGCACCGGGCGCACGCCCAAACCCGGCCTGGCTCAACTTCGTGGTTACCGGCAAGGCACGCACGCACATTCGCCATGCGCTCAAACAGCAGCGCCGCTCCGAATCCATCAGCCTCGGCGAACGTCTGCTGAACAAAGTGCTGACAGGCTTCGACAGCAGCCTGGACAAGATCGCCGCCGAGCGCGTCCAGGCCATCCTCACCGAATACCGCCTGGAGCTCGTCGAAGACCTGCTCGAAGACATCGGCCTGGGCAACCGCATGGCCTACGTGGTCGCACGCCGCTTGCTGTCGGCCGAAGGCGAGCAACTACCATCGCCAGAGGGCCCGCTGGCGATCCGCGGCACAGAAGGCCTGGTGCTCAGCTACGCCAAGTGCTGTACGCCGATCCCGGGGGACCCCATCGTCGGCCACCTGTCGGCGGGCAAGGGCATGGTCGTGCACCTGGAAGACTGCCGCAACATCAGTGAAATCCGACACAACCCGGAGAAGTGCCTGCAGCTCTCCTGGGCCAAGGACGTCACCGGCGAGTTCAATGTCGAACTGCGCGTCGAACTGGAACACCAGCGCGGCCTGATCGCCCTGCTGGCCAGCAGCGTCAACGCCGCCGACGGCAACATCGAGAAGATCAGCATGGATGAGCGCGACGGTCGCGTCAGCGTGGTCCAACTGGTGGTCAGCGTGCGCGACCGCGTGCACCTGGCTCGCGTGATCAAGAAGCTGCGCACCCTGACCGGCGTGGTCCGCATCACCCGAACGCGTGCGTAG
- the exbD gene encoding TonB system transport protein ExbD produces the protein MGLHLNEGGDDLAENHEINVTPFIDVMLVLLIIFMVAAPLATVDIKVDLPASTAKPAPRPEKPVFVSVKADKKVYVGDDAVALPEQLGAMLDAKTKGDKETTIFFQADKGVDYGDLMEVMNTMRAAGYLKVGLVGLETAAKK, from the coding sequence ATGGGCCTGCATCTCAACGAAGGTGGCGACGACCTCGCCGAAAACCACGAAATCAACGTCACGCCGTTCATCGACGTGATGCTGGTACTGCTGATCATCTTCATGGTTGCCGCACCACTGGCGACGGTCGACATCAAGGTCGACCTGCCAGCCTCGACCGCAAAACCTGCACCGAGGCCCGAGAAACCGGTGTTCGTCAGCGTCAAGGCCGACAAGAAGGTGTACGTCGGCGATGACGCGGTGGCCCTGCCCGAACAGCTTGGCGCGATGCTCGACGCCAAGACCAAGGGCGACAAGGAAACCACCATCTTCTTCCAGGCCGACAAGGGTGTTGACTACGGCGACCTGATGGAAGTGATGAACACCATGCGCGCGGCCGGCTACCTCAAGGTCGGTCTGGTCGGACTCGAGACGGCAGCCAAGAAATGA
- a CDS encoding SDR family oxidoreductase, whose product MSDLSAMIVGCGDVGSRLARQLLARGWQVHGLRRTVGQLPAGVLPVAADLSDPSIPAGWPERSPDYLVYCVAASQHDEAGYRAAYVEGLRHVLSWLADKGQHPRRLLFVSSSSVYAQQGGEWVEEGAATEPEGYSGRIMLEAERLALESGIPTSLVRLTGIYGPGREWLLSQVRQGYRVAEEPPLYGNRIHAEDAAGLLAFLLQADADGVALQDCYIGVDDDPAPLAEVVAWLRQYMGVTEWSDEQRVRRTGSKRCSNARARALGWVPQYASYKEGYAAILKG is encoded by the coding sequence ATGTCGGATCTGTCCGCGATGATCGTAGGTTGTGGCGATGTAGGCAGCCGCCTGGCCCGGCAACTGCTCGCCCGCGGCTGGCAGGTACATGGGCTGCGTCGCACGGTGGGGCAACTGCCTGCAGGCGTTCTGCCGGTGGCGGCCGATCTGTCCGACCCCAGCATTCCTGCAGGTTGGCCCGAGCGTTCCCCGGATTATCTGGTGTATTGCGTGGCGGCCAGCCAGCACGATGAAGCCGGTTATCGGGCCGCCTATGTGGAGGGTTTGCGCCACGTGCTGAGCTGGTTGGCGGACAAAGGGCAGCACCCGCGCCGCTTGCTGTTCGTGTCCAGCAGCAGCGTCTATGCGCAGCAGGGCGGCGAGTGGGTCGAGGAGGGTGCGGCCACCGAGCCCGAGGGGTATTCGGGACGGATCATGCTGGAGGCCGAGCGCTTGGCGCTCGAGAGTGGGATTCCCACCAGCCTGGTGCGCCTGACGGGGATATATGGCCCCGGCCGCGAGTGGCTGCTTAGCCAGGTGCGCCAGGGATATCGGGTGGCCGAGGAGCCGCCGCTGTACGGCAATCGCATTCATGCCGAGGACGCGGCCGGTTTGCTGGCGTTCCTGCTGCAGGCAGACGCGGACGGGGTGGCGCTGCAGGACTGCTACATCGGTGTCGACGACGATCCGGCCCCGCTGGCCGAGGTGGTGGCCTGGCTGCGCCAGTACATGGGCGTTACCGAGTGGTCTGACGAGCAGCGCGTGCGCCGCACCGGCAGCAAGCGCTGCAGCAACGCGCGGGCACGGGCGCTGGGCTGGGTGCCGCAGTATGCGAGCTACAAGGAAGGGTACGCGGCGATCCTGAAAGGCTGA
- the exbB gene encoding tonB-system energizer ExbB: MTRTQPSASPTTSRAWRAIAALLFSLVLAPAAMAEEPAANGATPPAAVAPADPAATGQAPANAAEPAEAQAPANENVEALVEDTSLGMAHDLSPWGMYKNADIVVKAVMIGLAIASIITWTIWIAKGFELMGAKRRLRGEIALLKKSASLKEASSVADKEGTLAHTLIHDALEEMRLSANTREKEGIKERVSFRLERLVAASGRNMSSGTGVLATIGSTAPFVGLFGTVWGIMNSFIGIAKTQTTNLAVVAPGIAEALLATALGLVAAIPAVVIYNVFARSIAGYKAQVSDASAQVLLLVSRDLDHQAGERAAPHMVKVG; this comes from the coding sequence ATGACTCGTACTCAACCTTCCGCTTCGCCAACCACATCGCGCGCCTGGCGCGCCATCGCCGCGCTGCTGTTCAGCCTGGTGCTGGCCCCGGCCGCCATGGCTGAAGAGCCTGCCGCCAACGGCGCCACCCCTCCTGCTGCAGTCGCTCCGGCTGACCCGGCCGCCACTGGCCAAGCCCCCGCGAACGCCGCTGAGCCCGCCGAGGCCCAGGCACCAGCAAACGAGAACGTCGAAGCACTGGTCGAAGACACCTCGCTGGGCATGGCCCACGACCTGTCCCCATGGGGCATGTACAAGAACGCCGATATCGTCGTGAAGGCGGTAATGATCGGCCTGGCCATCGCCTCCATCATCACCTGGACCATCTGGATCGCCAAGGGCTTCGAGCTGATGGGCGCCAAGCGCCGCCTGCGCGGTGAAATCGCCCTGCTGAAGAAATCTGCCAGCCTGAAAGAAGCCAGCAGCGTCGCCGACAAGGAGGGCACCCTGGCCCATACCCTGATCCACGACGCCCTCGAGGAAATGCGCCTGTCGGCCAACACCCGCGAGAAGGAAGGCATCAAGGAACGCGTCAGCTTCCGCCTGGAGCGCCTGGTCGCCGCCAGCGGTCGCAACATGAGCAGCGGCACCGGCGTGCTGGCCACCATCGGCTCCACCGCGCCATTCGTCGGCCTGTTCGGCACCGTGTGGGGCATCATGAACAGCTTCATCGGCATCGCCAAGACCCAGACCACCAACCTCGCCGTCGTTGCCCCAGGCATCGCCGAAGCCCTGCTGGCCACCGCCCTGGGCCTGGTCGCCGCGATTCCGGCCGTGGTCATCTATAACGTCTTCGCCCGTTCCATCGCCGGCTACAAGGCGCAGGTCTCCGACGCCTCGGCGCAGGTCCTGCTGCTGGTCAGCCGTGACCTGGACCATCAGGCTGGCGAGCGCGCCGCCCCGCACATGGTGAAAGTGGGGTAA